The genomic DNA ACTAACTTGACTCAAAGTTAGCTATTTTTTGTAATTCCTAATTGAGGTCAAATTCTCTAAAATTCTCTAGTAAGGAGGTAGGCTCAAATCTTTTTATTACCTAATTTTAAATTAgccttttaaaacaattaaattcccccccaaaacccaaaataaaaagaataacacTTAACTAGTTAACAATTAgaaactatttcagatctgaattacacacacacacacacacacacacacatgtgttttagacacagatacacacagacacaatgATTTAGTGAGATTTTAGGAACCCTGGCCAGTTCACTAAAATCTCAAATCTAGAGACACTTCTTCAACTCTCCAGGCCAGTGAAGAGATGTGAAAGGTTTTGTTGAATAAAACTACACAGAgatctttgatttaaaaatatattttaaatatattcatacacacacatatatgtatttatttttaggtttttgcaaggcaaatggggttaagtggcttgcccaaggccacacagctaggtaattattaagtgtctgagactggatttgaacccaggtactcctgactccaagtccggtgctttattcactacaccacctagccgccctaatatatttatattattaattttgaattgtaCCAATGGacagtcaaaaaaaatttttagaatcaattagaatttcttgaggaacttcATATGTTatttgatgcaggggaaagatgaagaaaattgtgaatgtagaaattgggtggggttgactaccacctactcttgagatgtaaattgaagtagagaattatgattgtaacagaaacaatttataatcttaaagactgctcaaattgggtggagatcccattgtttaatgtaaaatttatatcctgatctTCTTAGGCTTTACCTAATTTCTGGTCTAGTAAAGAGAaaaggagttcaccttttgccctctggatgagaggcaattcATAAAAACCTGAGTGGGACTCCagctcagggccacagtcttctctaccaacctgtggcccaaccaacactgcttggctgttcctttatctctctctctctctctctctctctctctctctctctcttagctcttcctatgtcttgtaaccttttaaataaattttccccttccccagtCCCCTCTCAAGGGTGGGGCCTCCTTGACCCCAGCTAATGCCTTTTAGGGAAAGGGATTTGGAATTAGTAACCAAGTGTCTAAGTctaaggaaaaaaccaaaactagGGAGAAGATAGGGGCTTTCCCTATTCTAAGCTATGGGGCTAGACTAAGTATTTTCTTTTGGGGAAGTTTTACCAGTCCATAATGTACATTCCATTCCATCTGGGACATGGGTTAAGCTTCTGGGTTCTAAGAAGTaagaactctttttttcctccccacctcagccATCCTGAGAACTAGGAGttgcagagagggagagagaatttcagagaaagagagtgagagacagacaaAAGGCAGAAACAAATTGAGTCATATAGATAAGCAGTTGTCCTTTTGGaatggaagcagagagagagagagaatctgtaATTAGCCAATTTTCCTTCCTCAAATGTCAATCAAACCATTagtgaaaaaaatctttccagtGTGCCCCTGAAATACACCAAGGACAAAATCACACTTCTCAAAAAGCTTCAAAAAGCCATCTTCAAAAACTCAGATCATGCCTTCACCTGTCTGCAAACACAAGCAGACCCACTAGGGGGCTGTGACTAACAAGGCAGGTGACTCAGACACTGGCCTCCCTGGTTGTCTGGCTAGTCAAAACCAAAACCCGAACCACAATCTTCTTAAGGGACTGGACCTCACAGCCATTCTCCCTTGCAAATTCCCAGGAGCAAGGGAGAGACCTAGTAAGGGGAAAGGTTTTCCTAAGGTCTAAACTAGTCTGATCTGGGGAAAATAGCCTAGTTCAGAGTTTCTCTCACCCCATACCTGTCTGAACAGGTCCAGGGAGAGTCAATGGTCCCTTCACAGGTTGCTAAAATGTTTTAGATGAGATTTGAGGGTTGCTAGTTAAAGACAGAAGTTTGGGGGttactgaaaaatgaagaaatttgcaAGTtctctgggattttaaaactactcagaattttattataaattatgaaaAGTATAGagattaaaactcctagaaaagcagtaagcactttgaggacaggctaggtgtgtgtatgtgtgtgtgtgtgtgtgtgtgtgtgtgtgtgtgtgtgtgtgtgtgtgatgagagagagagagagagagagagagagagagagagagagagagagagagagaaagagaggacagGCAGGCAGCCATGAGGGCTGGCTTAGACCGGCTACATGGCATGTTCCTCCAGAGGCCCAAGTTGGGAGCATGTGGCCTaaggaagaatgagagaaagccATCCTGCAGGGTGGAAGgttgagtcaagaaaaagcaaaaaaagggggggcttCTTCTTAAATACACTTCTGTAGAGGGTTGGAGAATGTTCTAGCACCTGGGGTAGATATTGTCCAATGGTAAGCTATGTACTGGTCCATCCTGTCCCAAGGTGTGTGACCTCGAAGTTAAATCAGAAGCTGGGTGAAGGAGGAATGAGGAGTGggtacaaattttatatttaacaatggAGCATGAGAAGTcagttgaggggtggctaggctccaagatagagcaccggccctggagtcaggagtacccgtgttcaaatctgccctcagacacataataattacctagctgtgtggccttgggcaagccacttaaccccatttgcctggcaaaaaaagtcagtttacatctcaggaaaGCCTTTCACAATTCACAAAATTTAATAGCATAAAAGATtacataatttgtttttaattaaacatttcctatattcataattctctgcatcaattttccattttcttctgcagtGTATTaagactgaggttaagtgacttgcccaagatctatCACacagaggccaaatttgaactcagtctttctgacttcaggaccagcatTCTATCCTCTAAACCACTTATCTTCCTCCTGGTGTTgctattctccccattttatattGAGGGAATttagacagacagaggttaattAACTTGTTTAGGGTCAGAAGCTTGTTAAGTTTCTGAAGGTGGGcataaattcaggtcttcctttcttgagattcagcattctatcctctgtatcatctagctgcccctgttgaatgaaaggaagaacaaaaggagtaaagaaagaagggatgaaaggagggaaggaaaaaggaaacagagaaggaaagaaagaacaaaagaaagaaagtgagaatATGTGAATTAGTATGGTCCCAAGAAATGAAGATCTGTGCTCATTTTCACTACTGGTTATCAGTATAATGAAGAATCGTGGAAAAAAAAGTAGCTTCTAAGCATCTTGGACCCAAATGTTATTGATCATCTTTCTAAGCAAGAATTCTAGTTTGTACTATGTAATCTAGAAAAGAGTTAGCTCAATCTCAGGACTGTCAATTAGGAAGCCAGAAATAGAAACGAGAAGCCCAGATTCATAGACCTGGATTGGAAATCAGAATCCAGAAGCTTGgcattatctcctttttttttcttttgaataatttACCACATCTAGTTGATATGATTCacaattttggaaaataattataaaatgaaatcttgttttatttctctttggaaactttaaaaagCTGTTTAAATGTTAGGCTATTGCTATGAATGTTTAAATGAGCTGTGGATTGTCTATAGGGTAGGTGgttggagaggggaagagagatgaCCTCAGAAATTCACCTGCTAGCTATTAGTTCTGAAGGATGAAGAGCACGCCTCACAACATTCTGTAGGAAACCTTGACACCTTCTTGGAACCTCTCATTCATTATTTAGCAGGTGATGAATCTGCAATGGTATGcacctttctgttttttttctttctttctttacttttctttctttattccttttgttcttcctttgttTCATTCAATCACATAGGATGAAAAAGTATGAGTGGGTTTATGTGATCTCATATCCTTCAAAGTATTGAAGCATAGTcaaagaataatataataatcatcTTATCTTTCAAATAATTATCATGAACTTTGgtttattttcaattcttctagGACTTTCCTCAGGGCATTTTTCATGTCTTTGTTGCGTAGACTGTAGATTAGGGGGTTTAAGAGTGGAGTTACTACTGAGTACACCAGTGTGACAATCTTCTGCATCCCAGATGGATTCCCAGATGTTGGGCTTACATACATTACCATGAGGGTGCCATAGAATAGAGACACAACCACCAAATGGGATCCACATGTGGAGAAAGCTTTATGCCGGCCAGCACCAGAGGGAATACGCAACACTGCTCTGAGGACCAGAGTATAGGATCCAAGGATGGAGAGGAAGGGTCCAAAGATAATCATGGAGTTGAAAGTGTAGCAGATGAGTTTAATAGCAGGAGCAGGGACACAGGTGAGTGCAAATAATGGGCCTGGGTCACAGACAAAGTGATCAATGATGTAAGGGCCACAGAAGGGCAACTGAGATATAAGAACAATGGGAACTGGGTAACAAAGGAATCCACTCACCCAACAGCCAGATATCAAGGTGGCACAGAACCGCCCTGTCATGATGGTGGGGTAGTGTAATGGTCGGCAGATGGCTAGGTACCTATCATATGCCATGACTGAAAGGAAGAAACACTCTGTAGTACccagggagaaaaataaataaaactggaagAAGCAGCCAAAGAAGGAGATGGTCTTCGTCTCAGATAGGAAGTTGGCTAACATGTTGGGAACAGTAGAAGAAACATACCATATTTCAAGGAAAGCAAAGTTCCCCAAGAGGATGTACATGGGTGTGTGGAGCCGCTTGTCCCATTTCACTGCACAGACAATGGCTCCATTCCCCAACAAAGTCAGGATATACACCactaaaatcaagaagaaaagaagattctGCATTTCCTTGTGACCAGAAAAACCCAGAAGGACAAACTCAATCACAGCGTGTGTGATTGACCTGTTAGGCTCCAAAACTGTGGAAAAGACacacaaaaatgacaaaactatCTTGTTTCCAAGTAAGCATCctaagaagaaaatttatatttcatggGGAAGCATTCTGGTTCATTTTGAAACTGATGTCATGTCCTTAGCTCCTATGGAACATACCCTAGTGGAGGGAATagcattataattaaaaatatttctgcttAATCTGAAAGCAAAGTGATATCACAGATTAACTCTTGGAAAAATAGTGCCAGTTGTACTTGAATTCTGTGGAAATGCATATAATACTCACAATCCTGAATGTCTTTCCAAAAGAGAGGTGTACTAGCAGGACACATTTAGTATGCATATAGAAGAATATAAACACAGAAACCTAAAACCACTAGagttcatagaattatagatctatagctagaagggacctttgaagTAATCTAGTGCAATGACCAGATTTTTCAGCtatagaaactgaagcaaatggaaaGTGCTCAGTGAAATGTCCAATGATAAATGGATAGTAAGTAGTATAGTCagtattcaaacccaggttttctgacttcaaatccagcactctttccataATTATGCTGCCTCCAGAGTCTTAGCTATCTCTCTATTTTGGATGGAAATAATCTATACCACATACTGGTAAGGACTGGCCTAAGTATTAGTAATCCTGTTTCTGCTACTTAAATACTCTGGCTGAATTAGGTTTTAGTATAGAGGGAAACACTTCTGTCCTCATCTAGTGAAACAGTCCTACCTACTTGCTTTATATCTCAGAGGACTTGTTACAATGTCTAGCAAACTAAATTTAGTTTGAAACAAAGGCTATTTCATTCTATATGATCCTTCTATATCCTCTAAATCTTAAGATTTGTTCCTTAATGTCATCATAAGTGAATAAAAACATGTCAAATTTCTTCTTAGTTTGAAGCAAGATAGAGTTTGAAGCTGAAATCATAGTGACTTTGTTTTCCCCCATATTTGTAGCCAGTGATAACTACCCTTTCACTAGCACCATCTTTGAATGTGAGGGAAGAACATAAATGTTATCTCCTTTAGATGAAGCTATGCATGATATTTTGCTAAAGCTAGAGATAACCAACTCCTATTTCAGTTATTAAAACTAatcatattttttgtatttcataaaaggctaatttttattatatcgTTTGTCCTGATATCTTGCCtggaatatgaattggatttaagacaGGCAGAGTATAAAGTCATAAACCTCACTCTCTCTATCAGAGTTATCAAAGTCCAGTGGTAGGACAAAAGTCACGATGGATGGCCATGGTTCATTGGCCTTGCTGTCTCTGATATTTGACCAGACTCTAAGTATTGCCTTCATggttggaataaattgttctcattttgcgCATTCTGTTAGagaaagtcttcacatacttggggtgGAGATCCCATTAACTTACTGTCAGGTTTGAGACCTttcagttaccctcaatctggtttagcctaTCTATTAAGGTGATTTCCTGGGGTTTGGTCTCTTTGCATGCTAGTTTCTTGAAGAGTTGAGTGAAGATGGATAGCCTGAAAAGGCTTGGCAAACCCTAACAATAGAATTTTTAATCTCTGAACACCCTATGAATCCCCACTCCTATTTTACTTgaataattaaacaaaagaaataagattttttttataaacccAAATAAGTATTCACATTTATCCATGCTGAAACATGGACATTTCAGAGtctacataaataaaatcagcatTCACTgagcaaacatttatcaagccATCTACAGTTCAAAGCATTCTAGACGTGAAGAAGATATATAAATTAAGTAAGACTTGGTCCCTATTTCTGTGAagattacaaaaatagaaatgactagATCTGTAAGAGTAAGGAGTGTCGTATAGAAATATCTGAAAAGATTTTCTTGAAATAatgcaaagaaagaaatcagaaccTATAGTACAAAGCACATACTAAAAACAAACCTGTAAAATGACAGTTATGCCATAAAGAACATATCAAAGAATTACGAGAATCATAAGAGACCTCAGTAGTCATCTAGTATAACATATGCATAAAAGGAATACTGTAACCTAACTAGCAAATGAATAGTCAGATTTTGCTTGTTGACCTccaagggagggaaaagaaaaattagaaacttaGAGGGAATGGCTGCTGGgttatttcagtcattttataTGTTGAAATCAATTTATTCCACTGTAgtcataaaaacaaatttagttatttttgatatttaatattgtttataACAAAGCAACAAAACATAATGAATAATCTCACATTAAATATTGCTTTGAAAAGCATGCTCACTTACCAAAATTCATCCTTTTGTCTTCCATAAAGTCTGTAGAAAGGAAGGCTTGTATTATTTTGTACTTGTTCCAATCTGGAGCAAACACAGAAGAATAGTATTTTCAAGACAAGTATATTTTTGAAATCATGTTAAATATTAGACTTTTTTCAAAAAGAGTACCTGGTTCAGCTGAAATGATTTTTATGGCAGTGGAAACTGTTTTTCAATAGATTTGATTCAAATCTGTATAACATAAAGAGGAGTTACTATGCTTTAATAGGTCTTGTAGTGTTCATGAAATGAGCATTGACTTTTAGAGTCAGATGACATAGATTCAAGTCaatgttttcatctgtaaaatggtgatataTTGTTCTGGTATACTAACACATTAGGATTGTGAGGAATgttttgtaaaatataatttattacataaatatgaaGTCTTATTTAAATAATAGAACTTCACTAGCAAATTTTTATTTGCTAGTGAATGACAAAAATACCATTCAATTATcttagaaattatataaatatatttaacatagcacagaattaaaaatgtagaaaaagaacTGGTATTTTTCAAGATAGGAATCAGATATATGAAAAGAACACTATACTTGTAATGTACACTCCCAGATTCTGTTTCTTGTCTGGGGGAATTGCTCTAAATATCCCTTTTTAACACTCTGCTTTGCCTCCCTCTTTATTCTAGGGGAAGGTTGGGAATGAGAGACTCAGtcaaaaggaaaagtaaagaatttttaaaaacaaaattttattaatgttttgtttCTGTAACACTTACAGTTACTAATCTATCCTTTTATCTTTCTCAGAGAGGTATCACTCATGATAAataagaaagagggggaaaaaaagtcccACAAGACTACTAACATATCCAACAGGTTTgatattatatttgatttttctattcCTATAGTCCTCCATTTTGCaaagggctgtgtgtgtgtgtgtgtgtgtgtgtgtgtgtgtgtgtgtgtgtgtgatcaatAAAGAGAATTAATGGGCTAATAGATCATTTCCAGGTAgagaaaggaatcatttctaGGACTGTTTTAGCATAACTGTACACTCAAAATGGGACACCTGGCTTTCTCTTCTAGGTGAAGGGTCAAAAACCTTCACCTGCACTACAAAGTCCTGTGTGAAGTTGCTACAATCACAGGATTGTTATTCATGGAAATTTCTTGATCAGAAACTGGAGCTTTTAAGTCTGAGCATGTCCTCTGACCTGGCTATTGTGATAGAATCATAGAAaaatagagctggaaaggaccttagataaCAGAACTAGTTGAAACATTGACATTTAACCTATGTGAGTTGTATTAGCGAGCAAATTTGATTATACCTGGTTCACTTGTGGTGAAGGTGCAAATAAACAGAGGGGTTTAGAAACAACAGGCCTAGGAAATTCATCTTCTGGATTCTAGAAGTTAGCCCCATAATATTTGATAGGTACAATTGAAAGACTTCCACCTTTCCTATCTCCTTGATGAGAATAGTTAGGTATTTAGAgataaacagttttttttttgttttaggtttttgcaaggcaaatggcgttaagtggcttgcccaaggccacacagctaggtaattattaagtgtctgaggtcagatttgaactcaggtactcctgactccagggctggtgctctatccactgtgccacctagccgcccctaaacacATTTTTTTGACCCTTGAGAGAAAGCTTTCTTTTACCTCTTAGTTCAGGGGATCTCTGCTGTGGATAAGATTAGTGAAAATTTCCTTTGGTTCACCAAGATGAGCCTACTTGTCACTGGAAAAGTTGAAATAAGAAAGAGCAGGAAAGAATTGATATGGTAAGATTGCTCTTTGAAGAGGCACTGATGACAGTAATCTTctgcaaattattttttgatgACATTTCTATAAGAGAAACATGAGTGCTCCTGCATCTATTCCATGAACTACTTGTTGAATTCAAAGAGGTGGATCTTTGAGATGCAATACATAACATTCAGACATTATCACCTAGCTGTTAGAAAGTGTCTCTCTTCCTCAGCACTTACGAACAGTAAAAGAGATTCGCAATCCTGAGTCCTTTTTGGGTTTCTGCAATCCTAGACAGAGGAGGACCCCTGGATTCCTTATGGTTTCTGTAGAAGAGCAGTGATCAACTGTAACAGAGAATAGGCATTCTCATTGCATAACAATAGTGCATACATGAAAAAGTCATTGTGCTGGCTATAATAACACATAGCCATAGTGTCattaataactagtatttatatggtactttaaggcTTTTGAAGGACCCTAGAAagttttattctcacaacaaccatgtgaagtaggtgttattatttatTCTCCTCACTTATAGATGGGAgcaaataggaagaaaaagagaagttaagtgacttgcctccaGGTCACTCTGCTAATCAAgggtctaaggctagatttgaatttgggattttcttatcTCAACTCCAAAACTCATCCTCTACACTACCAACTTGATAGTTTACCTGGGTTAAAtgattaaaggatcatagatttagttgAAAAGGTACTCAGAGGCTTTCTAGGCTAACTCCCTTATATTGCAGATGAGGATCTGAGATTCAGAAAAGTTTGGTGACTTGTCCTGAGGTCATACAGAATGGTAAgtgacagagccaggatttggGCAGGGAGGGATACATTACAAGGAGTTCTTTCTCAAGCATCCTAATCTGAAGATGGTTTGGTAgatggaggggggaaagggatTATAGAAtctcaaaaaattatttgtatttcatGACTTTTTTCATACCTGACAATTCTGAGAACCTGTTCTCTTATGATGATTTGAACTGTGTTTATCTGATCCAATTTATGTTTCCTAATAGCAATTATCATTAATTCCCAGGTTCCTAAGATCCACAATTCCCCTATTTCTGATACGTAGTCCCTTGCCCTTGCATTTCACAATATTTTGACTAGGTTTCCCTCTGGGCTCTGACTAATGAGACATGAGAGTCAGAATAAATATCTGAGAAAGTTCAGAAACTCCCTCCAGGGTGAAGATAGTTTTTCACTTGAGGAAAT from Macrotis lagotis isolate mMagLag1 chromosome 4, bilby.v1.9.chrom.fasta, whole genome shotgun sequence includes the following:
- the LOC141522799 gene encoding olfactory receptor 11H6-like — translated: MIAVDHCSSTETIRNPGVLLCLGLQKPKKDSGLRISFTVHWNKYKIIQAFLSTDFMEDKRMNFGCLLGNKIVLSFLCVFSTVLEPNRSITHAVIEFVLLGFSGHKEMQNLLFFLILVVYILTLLGNGAIVCAVKWDKRLHTPMYILLGNFAFLEIWYVSSTVPNMLANFLSETKTISFFGCFFQFYLFFSLGTTECFFLSVMAYDRYLAICRPLHYPTIMTGRFCATLISGCWVSGFLCYPVPIVLISQLPFCGPYIIDHFVCDPGPLFALTCVPAPAIKLICYTFNSMIIFGPFLSILGSYTLVLRAVLRIPSGAGRHKAFSTCGSHLVVVSLFYGTLMVMYVSPTSGNPSGMQKIVTLVYSVVTPLLNPLIYSLRNKDMKNALRKVLEELKINQSS